In the genome of Drosophila yakuba strain Tai18E2 chromosome 3R, Prin_Dyak_Tai18E2_2.1, whole genome shotgun sequence, one region contains:
- the LOC6537178 gene encoding peripheral-type benzodiazepine receptor-associated protein 1 isoform X12, which produces MHLCEFPSANVEEENRRPEKAAAAASKKQKHKQQKSRPRGSHSMPYESMHHHQSAAAAVAAGTTPNGMLDALSLQLRDAEMRRTEIERAHQETLAQIRNLSGSARPDAEAVENLQSRARELEKKVALENVRCEELQIELTSALKAKQASRSACSGMGGVSSGGGATIPTSASSSTVTWAPTISHQDQGTEIDIIMAKIEQDNRVLAELEQPRTSASASMSALPPSSMLSTVNSEFRTISKSELEEELNRYKRAVLGGGGGGGGGGGGGGGGMSALSSGYSSLPQSLASTLPNGGASTSLSGTSLGSHSAAAAAAAHSVSAGPGGVVGGGGGQGGLSSISALVPNSISGISSSLSSHAIQSMQYGTGQTSVEKLLSGTSGITGIPPLPVNIHTMKAMPTALSQRGTIQLYNLQSTTMPLLSLNSHNLPPAGSTSYSALGAGGGTSLTHPTMANLGLLDTGTLLGTAGLSGLGVGPGVGGITGATSLYGLSGGGGAGGLGSSYGPPFLDVASSASYPFTAAALRQASKMKMLDEIDIPLTRYNRSSPCSPIPPNNWGLDEFTDGLSVSMMHNRGGLALGALDLDTRNHGLNGASEPQVDMLDIPGKGRCCVFIARFPYDPPDVHNEFLSMPCREAEGELSLCAGDYLLVWTSGEPQGGYLDAELLDGRRGLVPASFVQRLVGDDLLEFHQAVLSTLRDAEDGSMQCDTTSLPSLPPHNPLLTHTHEDLARLSETHTDLEHDQDDISDNVPAPKHLTLERQLNKSVLIGWSPPEPVGYNLIDSYHVYVDGVLKVTVKANERTRALIEGVDSTRPHRISVRSVTQNRQTSRDAACTMIIGRDTAHLGPSAVRASHITCSSAVISWLPANSNHQHVVCVNNVEVRTVKPGMYRHTITGLAPSTQYRVTVRAKHLRAVGQHAANVGQSVVGAGRPGQEEAPGAYADFRTLTKGLPDPPQEIQLEAGPQDGTILVTWQPVNRPTSTGPVTGYAVYADGKKVTDINSPTGDHALIDIGKLGVFNPRAVTIRTKSRDSQSADSAPILIPNTVRNAVARRGPNQMGMGPQLPQGPHGMPVQQQMGGMPGQPGQQGQHMMGGQQQDHGQYDPNQMQQQGMQPGQPGQPGHQPDGGSGLLGGLLGGLFSKPTQNQVNQNGYQPGQPGAQRGMVPIPGRPQGPQQQQQQPYGPQGPMGGPRFRGPVPGQLNMQGQQMQGQMQGQMQGQMPGQMPGQMPGQMPGQMPGQMPGQMPGQMMGPRGPLNQQQQQQQQQQQMQQGQMMPGQQPGQQQTQPGQPGQPGQMPGAQKKPRYFVAMFDYDPSTMSPNPDGCDEELPFQEGDTIKVFGDKDADGFYWGELRGRRGYVPHNMVSEVEDTTASMTAGGQMPGQMPGQMPGQMGQGQGVSVGGTAQVMPGQSAPQQSMRNVSRDRWGDIYANMPVKRMIALYDYDPQELSPNVDAEQVELCFKTGEIILVYGDMDEDGFYMGELDGVRGLVPSNFLADAPDQYNNQMGPGGVAGRGGLSQRGRGQGPGARGPPPPPRDNMMPGMGGRGQPGKRDDRSRW; this is translated from the exons ATGCATTTATGTGAATTTCCCAGCGCAAACGTGGAAGAGGAAAACAGGCGACCtgaaaaagcagcagcagcagcaagcaaGAAGCAGAAGCACAAGCAGCAAAAAAG TCGTCCGAGGGGCAGCCACAGCATGCCGTACGAGTCGATGCACCATCATCAGTCGGCGGCCGCTGCCGTGGCCGCTGGCACCACCCCCAACGGAATGCTGGACGCCCTCAGCCTGCAGCTGCGCGATGCCGAGATGCGGCGCACGGAGATCGAGCGGGCGCATCAG GAAACCCTGGCACAAATACGCAATCTGAGCGGCAGCGCACGTCCCGATGCCGAGGCGGTGGAGAACCTGCAGTCGAGAGCCCGGGAACTGGAAAAGAAG GTTGCGCTGGAAAATGTGCGCTGCGAGGAGCTGCAAATCGAACTGACCTCGGCTCTGAAGGCCAAACAGGCATCCCGCTCGGCCTGCTCCGGAATGGGCGGCGTGTCCTCCGGTGGCGGCGCAACTATTCCTACATCGGCCAGCAGCTCCACCGTCACTTGGGCACCGACAATCAGCCACCAGGACCAAGGAACCGAGATCGATATCATAATGGCAAAGATTGAGCAG GATAACCGCGTGCTGGCCGAGCTGGAGCAGCCGCGCACCTCGGCCAGCGCCAGCATGTCAGCATTGCCGCCCAGTTCCATGTTGAGCACGGTAAATAGCGAATTTAGAACCATATCAAAGAGTG AACTCGAAGAAGAACTGAACCGCTACAAAAgagcagttttgggcggaggcggaggcggaggcggaggaggaggaggaggtggcggTGGGATGTCCGCCCTGTCCTCCGGCTACTCGAGCCTGCCGCAATCGCTGGCCTCCACGCTGCCCAATGGAGGGGCCAGCACCAGCTTGAGCGGCACCAGCCTTGGCTCGCACAGCGcggccgccgctgctgccgcccaCAGTGTATCCGCTGGACCGGGAGGCGTGGtcggtggcggcggtggccaAGGCGGCCTATCATCCATATCGGCCCTGGTGCCCAACTCAATCAGCGGCATATCCTCGAGTCTGAGCAGCCATGCCATTCAATCCATGCAATACGGCACCGGACAGACGTCCGTGGAGAAACTGCTGAGCGGAACTAGTGGAATCACTGGCATTCCACCCCTGCCGGTAAATATTCACACGATGAAGGCTATGCCGACGGCATTAAGTCAG CGCGGAACAATACAGCTGTACAATTTGCAGAGCACAACCATGCCCCTCCTGTCACTCAACTCGCATAACCTGCCGCCCGCCGGCTCGACCAGCTACTCGGCACTGGGCGCCGGTGGCGGCACCTCGCTGACGCACCCGACCATGGCCAATCTGGGCCTGCTGGACACCGGCACCCTACTGGGTACCGCCGGCTTGAGCGGATTGGGCGTGGGCCCAGGTGTCGGCGGCATCACTGGCGCCACATCTCTGTATGGCCTgagcggcggcggaggagccgGTGGCCTGGGCAGCTCCTATGGCCCGCCCTTTCTGGATGTTGCGTCGAGCGCCTCGTATCCATTCACCGCGGCCGCCCTGCGACAGGCttccaaaatgaaaatgctgGACGAGATCGACATACCGCTGACGCGGTACAACCGCAGCTCGCCCTGCTCACCCATTCCGCCGAACAACTGGGGACTGGACGAGTTCACCGACGGCCTCAGTGTCTCCATGATGCACAACCGCGGCGGCCTGGCACTGGGTGCCCTGGATTTGGACA CTCGCAATCATGGCCTGAATGGAGCGAGTGAACCGCAGGTGGATATGCTCGATATTCCTGGAAAGGGCCGCTGCTGTGTGTTCATAGCCCGATTTCCCTATGATCCTCCAGA TGTTCATAATGAATTCCTTTCCATGCCTTGCAGGGAGGCTGAGGGCGAGCTCTCCCTGTGCGCCGGCGACTATCTGCTGGTGTGGACCAGTGGTGAGCCCCAAGGTGGCTACCTGGATGCGGAGCTGCTGGACGGGCGCCGCGGCCTCGTTCCGGCCTCCTTTGTGCAGCGCTTAGTAG GCGACGACCTGCTGGAGTTCCACCAGGCGGTGCTGTCGACGCTGCGCGATGCCGAGGACGGATCGATGCAGTGCGACACCACGTCGCTGCCCTCCTTGCCGCCGCACAACCCATtgctcacacacacccacgaGGATCTGGCTCGCTTGAGTGAGACGCACACCGATCTGGAGCACGACCAGGACGACATCAGTGACAATG TTCCAGCACCCAAGCACTTGACGCTGGAACGGCAGCTGAACAAGAGCGTGCTCATTGGCTGGTCGCCGCCGGAGCCAGTGGGCTACAACCTCATCGACAGCTACCACGTCTACGTGGACGGCGTGCTCAAGGTCACCGTGAAGGCCAACGAACGCACACGCGCGCTAATCGAGGGCGTTGACTCCACGCGG CCGCATCGCATCAGCGTGCGGAGCGTGACCCAGAACCGGCAGACATCGCGGGATGCCGCCTGCACGATGATCATCGGGCGGGACACCGCTCACCTGGGCCCCTCGGCGGTGCGCGCCTCGCACATAACTTGTTCCTCGGCGGTCATCTCGTGGCTGCCGGCCAACTCGAACCACCAGCACGTGGTGTGTGTAAACAATGTGGAGGTGCGCACCGTCAAGCCGGGCATGTACAGGCACACGATCACCGGCCTGGCGCCGAGCACCCAATACCGGGTGACGGTGCGGGCCAAGCACCTGCGGGCCGTGGGCCAGCACGCGGCGAATGTGGGCCAGAGTGTGGTCGGTGCTGGGCGGCCGGGACAGGAGGAGGCGCCCGGTGCATACGCCGACTTCCGCACTTTGACCAAGGGCCTGCCCGATCCGCCGCAGGAGATCCAGCTAGAGGCCGGTCCGCAGGATGGTACCATTCTGGTGACATGGCAGCCGGTTAACAGGCCCACCTCAACGGGGCCTGTAACCGGCTATGCTGTGTACGCCGATGGTAAGAAGGTCACCGACATCAACTCGCCCACCGGCGACCACGCCCTCATCGACATCGGCAAACTGGGCGTCTTCAATCCTCGTGCCGTCACCATACGCACCAAGTCCCGCGACTCCCAGTCGGCGGACAGTGCGCCCATTTTGATACCAA ATACTGTGCGCAATGCGGTGGCTCGCCGGGGTCCCAATCAGATGGGCATGGGTCCGCAGTTGCCGCAGGGACCGCACGGGATGCCggtgcagcagcagatggGCGGAATGCCCGGCCAGCCGGGTCAGCAGGGTCAGCACATGATGGgtgggcagcagcaggatcacGGCCAGTACGATCCCAaccagatgcagcagcagggcATGCAGCCGGGTCAGCCGGGTCAACCGGGTCATCAG CCCGACGGAGGCTCCGGATTGTTAGGTGGCCTGCTCGGTGGCCTCTTCTCGAAACCCACACAGAATCAAGTGAACCAGAAT gGCTATCAGCCAGGCCAACCAGGAGCGCAGCGGGGCATGGTCCCGATTCCAGGAAGACCGCAGGgaccacagcaacagcagcagcagccctaCGGACCCCAGGGTCCCATGGGTGGGCCACGCTTTCGAGGACCAGTTCCCGGCCAGCTTAACATGCAGGGCCAGCAGATGCAGGGGCAGATGCAAGGGCAGATGCAAGGACAGATGCCAGGTCAGATGCCGGGTCAGATGCCGGGTCAAATGCCTGGTCAGATGCCGGGTCAGATGCCCGGTCAGATGCCTGGCCAGATGATGGGACCACGAGGACCGctcaaccagcagcagcaacagcaacagcagcagcagcagatgcagcaggGCCAGATGATGCCCGGCCAGCAGCCAGGACAACAGCAGACACAGCCCGGCCAGCCGGGACAACCGGGTCAGATGCCCGGAGCACAGAAGAAGCCCCGCTACTTTGTGGCCATGTTCGACTACGACCCATCCACGATGAGTCCCAATCCCGATGGCTGCGACGAAGAGCTGCCCTTCCAGGAGGGCGACACGATCAAG GTATTTGGTGATAAGGATGCCGATGGCTTCTACTGGGGCGAGCTGCGCGGTCGCAGGGGCTATGTGCCGCACAACATGGTCTCCGAGGTGGAGGACACCACCGCCTCCATGACCGCCGGTGGCCAGATGCCCGGTCAGATGCCTGGCCAGATGCCCGGCCAGATGGGCCAGGGTCAGGGAGTGAGCGTGGGTGGCACCGCCCAGGTGATGCCCGGCCAGAGTGCTCCGCAGCAGAGCATGCGGAACGTGAGTCGCGACCGCTGGGGTGACATCTATGCCAACATGCCCGTGAAGCGGATGATCGCGCTCTACGACTACGATCCCCAGGAGTTGAGTCCCAATGTGGATGCCGAG CAGGTGGAATTGTGTTTCAAGACGGGCGAAATCATACTCGTTTACGGTGATATGGATGAAGACGGTTTCTACATGGGCGAGCTGGACGGCGTGCGCGGCCTGGTGCCGTCGAACTTCCTGGCGGACGCGCCCGACCAGTACAACAACCAGATGGGTCCCGGCGGAGTGGCCGGCCGCGGCGGGCTGAGCCAGAGGGGCAGGGGTCAGGGGCCAGGAGCGAGGGGGCCGCCGCCCCCGCCACGTGACAACATGATGCCCGGAATGGGCGGTCGCGGCCAGCCGGGCAAAA GGGATGATCGGTCGCGTTGGTAA
- the LOC6537178 gene encoding uncharacterized protein LOC6537178 isoform X1, which translates to MHLCEFPSANVEEENRRPEKAAAAASKKQKHKQQKSRPRGSHSMPYESMHHHQSAAAAVAAGTTPNGMLDALSLQLRDAEMRRTEIERAHQETLAQIRNLSGSARPDAEAVENLQSRARELEKKVALENVRCEELQIELTSALKAKQASRSACSGMGGVSSGGGATIPTSASSSTVTWAPTISHQDQGTEIDIIMAKIEQDNRVLAELEQPRTSASASMSALPPSSMLSTVNSEFRTISKSELEEELNRYKRAVLGGGGGGGGGGGGGGGGMSALSSGYSSLPQSLASTLPNGGASTSLSGTSLGSHSAAAAAAAHSVSAGPGGVVGGGGGQGGLSSISALVPNSISGISSSLSSHAIQSMQYGTGQTSVEKLLSGTSGITGIPPLPVNIHTMKAMPTALSQRGTIQLYNLQSTTMPLLSLNSHNLPPAGSTSYSALGAGGGTSLTHPTMANLGLLDTGTLLGTAGLSGLGVGPGVGGITGATSLYGLSGGGGAGGLGSSYGPPFLDVASSASYPFTAAALRQASKMKMLDEIDIPLTRYNRSSPCSPIPPNNWGLDEFTDGLSVSMMHNRGGLALGALDLDTRNHGLNGASEPQVDMLDIPGKGRCCVFIARFPYDPPDVHNEFLSMPCREAEGELSLCAGDYLLVWTSGEPQGGYLDAELLDGRRGLVPASFVQRLVGDDLLEFHQAVLSTLRDAEDGSMQCDTTSLPSLPPHNPLLTHTHEDLARLSETHTDLEHDQDDISDNVPAPKHLTLERQLNKSVLIGWSPPEPVGYNLIDSYHVYVDGVLKVTVKANERTRALIEGVDSTRPHRISVRSVTQNRQTSRDAACTMIIGRDTAHLGPSAVRASHITCSSAVISWLPANSNHQHVVCVNNVEVRTVKPGMYRHTITGLAPSTQYRVTVRAKHLRAVGQHAANVGQSVVGAGRPGQEEAPGAYADFRTLTKGLPDPPQEIQLEAGPQDGTILVTWQPVNRPTSTGPVTGYAVYADGKKVTDINSPTGDHALIDIGKLGVFNPRAVTIRTKSRDSQSADSAPILIPNTVRNAVARRGPNQMGMGPQLPQGPHGMPVQQQMGGMPGQPGQQGQHMMGGQQQDHGQYDPNQMQQQGMQPGQPGQPGHQPDGGSGLLGGLLGGLFSKPTQNQVNQNGYQPGQPGAQRGMVPIPGRPQGPQQQQQQPYGPQGPMGGPRFRGPVPGQLNMQGQQMQGQMQGQMQGQMPGQMPGQMPGQMPGQMPGQMPGQMPGQMMGPRGPLNQQQQQQQQQQQMQQGQMMPGQQPGQQQTQPGQPGQPGQMPGAQKKPRYFVAMFDYDPSTMSPNPDGCDEELPFQEGDTIKVFGDKDADGFYWGELRGRRGYVPHNMVSEVEDTTASMTAGGQMPGQMPGQMPGQMGQGQGVSVGGTAQVMPGQSAPQQSMRNVSRDRWGDIYANMPVKRMIALYDYDPQELSPNVDAEQVELCFKTGEIILVYGDMDEDGFYMGELDGVRGLVPSNFLADAPDQYNNQMGPGGVAGRGGLSQRGRGQGPGARGPPPPPRDNMMPGMGGRGQPGKNARPASPTLLDNTGHPAPDHQTQGMIGRVGNVGLQQQQQQQQQQQQQQQLQQQQQQYGQQQTQMGQQHQQQQQMGQPGMMGQQQMGQPMGQQMRQQMGQMGQQMGQQQMGQQQQQQPPTTQAQTGGLFSGATSLLSGATSAATGGLFGSKQPPKTDPMQPQGGVQPAQQQANAFGAQQPGMGMQQQGGMQQGMQPGMQQGMQQGMQQGMQQGMQQGLQQGMQPGMQQQQQQPQQVPPQAQAPPPGPGAGLLGGLKGIAAAAPGGDVLSKGKDLFGKFGFGFGK; encoded by the exons ATGCATTTATGTGAATTTCCCAGCGCAAACGTGGAAGAGGAAAACAGGCGACCtgaaaaagcagcagcagcagcaagcaaGAAGCAGAAGCACAAGCAGCAAAAAAG TCGTCCGAGGGGCAGCCACAGCATGCCGTACGAGTCGATGCACCATCATCAGTCGGCGGCCGCTGCCGTGGCCGCTGGCACCACCCCCAACGGAATGCTGGACGCCCTCAGCCTGCAGCTGCGCGATGCCGAGATGCGGCGCACGGAGATCGAGCGGGCGCATCAG GAAACCCTGGCACAAATACGCAATCTGAGCGGCAGCGCACGTCCCGATGCCGAGGCGGTGGAGAACCTGCAGTCGAGAGCCCGGGAACTGGAAAAGAAG GTTGCGCTGGAAAATGTGCGCTGCGAGGAGCTGCAAATCGAACTGACCTCGGCTCTGAAGGCCAAACAGGCATCCCGCTCGGCCTGCTCCGGAATGGGCGGCGTGTCCTCCGGTGGCGGCGCAACTATTCCTACATCGGCCAGCAGCTCCACCGTCACTTGGGCACCGACAATCAGCCACCAGGACCAAGGAACCGAGATCGATATCATAATGGCAAAGATTGAGCAG GATAACCGCGTGCTGGCCGAGCTGGAGCAGCCGCGCACCTCGGCCAGCGCCAGCATGTCAGCATTGCCGCCCAGTTCCATGTTGAGCACGGTAAATAGCGAATTTAGAACCATATCAAAGAGTG AACTCGAAGAAGAACTGAACCGCTACAAAAgagcagttttgggcggaggcggaggcggaggcggaggaggaggaggaggtggcggTGGGATGTCCGCCCTGTCCTCCGGCTACTCGAGCCTGCCGCAATCGCTGGCCTCCACGCTGCCCAATGGAGGGGCCAGCACCAGCTTGAGCGGCACCAGCCTTGGCTCGCACAGCGcggccgccgctgctgccgcccaCAGTGTATCCGCTGGACCGGGAGGCGTGGtcggtggcggcggtggccaAGGCGGCCTATCATCCATATCGGCCCTGGTGCCCAACTCAATCAGCGGCATATCCTCGAGTCTGAGCAGCCATGCCATTCAATCCATGCAATACGGCACCGGACAGACGTCCGTGGAGAAACTGCTGAGCGGAACTAGTGGAATCACTGGCATTCCACCCCTGCCGGTAAATATTCACACGATGAAGGCTATGCCGACGGCATTAAGTCAG CGCGGAACAATACAGCTGTACAATTTGCAGAGCACAACCATGCCCCTCCTGTCACTCAACTCGCATAACCTGCCGCCCGCCGGCTCGACCAGCTACTCGGCACTGGGCGCCGGTGGCGGCACCTCGCTGACGCACCCGACCATGGCCAATCTGGGCCTGCTGGACACCGGCACCCTACTGGGTACCGCCGGCTTGAGCGGATTGGGCGTGGGCCCAGGTGTCGGCGGCATCACTGGCGCCACATCTCTGTATGGCCTgagcggcggcggaggagccgGTGGCCTGGGCAGCTCCTATGGCCCGCCCTTTCTGGATGTTGCGTCGAGCGCCTCGTATCCATTCACCGCGGCCGCCCTGCGACAGGCttccaaaatgaaaatgctgGACGAGATCGACATACCGCTGACGCGGTACAACCGCAGCTCGCCCTGCTCACCCATTCCGCCGAACAACTGGGGACTGGACGAGTTCACCGACGGCCTCAGTGTCTCCATGATGCACAACCGCGGCGGCCTGGCACTGGGTGCCCTGGATTTGGACA CTCGCAATCATGGCCTGAATGGAGCGAGTGAACCGCAGGTGGATATGCTCGATATTCCTGGAAAGGGCCGCTGCTGTGTGTTCATAGCCCGATTTCCCTATGATCCTCCAGA TGTTCATAATGAATTCCTTTCCATGCCTTGCAGGGAGGCTGAGGGCGAGCTCTCCCTGTGCGCCGGCGACTATCTGCTGGTGTGGACCAGTGGTGAGCCCCAAGGTGGCTACCTGGATGCGGAGCTGCTGGACGGGCGCCGCGGCCTCGTTCCGGCCTCCTTTGTGCAGCGCTTAGTAG GCGACGACCTGCTGGAGTTCCACCAGGCGGTGCTGTCGACGCTGCGCGATGCCGAGGACGGATCGATGCAGTGCGACACCACGTCGCTGCCCTCCTTGCCGCCGCACAACCCATtgctcacacacacccacgaGGATCTGGCTCGCTTGAGTGAGACGCACACCGATCTGGAGCACGACCAGGACGACATCAGTGACAATG TTCCAGCACCCAAGCACTTGACGCTGGAACGGCAGCTGAACAAGAGCGTGCTCATTGGCTGGTCGCCGCCGGAGCCAGTGGGCTACAACCTCATCGACAGCTACCACGTCTACGTGGACGGCGTGCTCAAGGTCACCGTGAAGGCCAACGAACGCACACGCGCGCTAATCGAGGGCGTTGACTCCACGCGG CCGCATCGCATCAGCGTGCGGAGCGTGACCCAGAACCGGCAGACATCGCGGGATGCCGCCTGCACGATGATCATCGGGCGGGACACCGCTCACCTGGGCCCCTCGGCGGTGCGCGCCTCGCACATAACTTGTTCCTCGGCGGTCATCTCGTGGCTGCCGGCCAACTCGAACCACCAGCACGTGGTGTGTGTAAACAATGTGGAGGTGCGCACCGTCAAGCCGGGCATGTACAGGCACACGATCACCGGCCTGGCGCCGAGCACCCAATACCGGGTGACGGTGCGGGCCAAGCACCTGCGGGCCGTGGGCCAGCACGCGGCGAATGTGGGCCAGAGTGTGGTCGGTGCTGGGCGGCCGGGACAGGAGGAGGCGCCCGGTGCATACGCCGACTTCCGCACTTTGACCAAGGGCCTGCCCGATCCGCCGCAGGAGATCCAGCTAGAGGCCGGTCCGCAGGATGGTACCATTCTGGTGACATGGCAGCCGGTTAACAGGCCCACCTCAACGGGGCCTGTAACCGGCTATGCTGTGTACGCCGATGGTAAGAAGGTCACCGACATCAACTCGCCCACCGGCGACCACGCCCTCATCGACATCGGCAAACTGGGCGTCTTCAATCCTCGTGCCGTCACCATACGCACCAAGTCCCGCGACTCCCAGTCGGCGGACAGTGCGCCCATTTTGATACCAA ATACTGTGCGCAATGCGGTGGCTCGCCGGGGTCCCAATCAGATGGGCATGGGTCCGCAGTTGCCGCAGGGACCGCACGGGATGCCggtgcagcagcagatggGCGGAATGCCCGGCCAGCCGGGTCAGCAGGGTCAGCACATGATGGgtgggcagcagcaggatcacGGCCAGTACGATCCCAaccagatgcagcagcagggcATGCAGCCGGGTCAGCCGGGTCAACCGGGTCATCAG CCCGACGGAGGCTCCGGATTGTTAGGTGGCCTGCTCGGTGGCCTCTTCTCGAAACCCACACAGAATCAAGTGAACCAGAAT gGCTATCAGCCAGGCCAACCAGGAGCGCAGCGGGGCATGGTCCCGATTCCAGGAAGACCGCAGGgaccacagcaacagcagcagcagccctaCGGACCCCAGGGTCCCATGGGTGGGCCACGCTTTCGAGGACCAGTTCCCGGCCAGCTTAACATGCAGGGCCAGCAGATGCAGGGGCAGATGCAAGGGCAGATGCAAGGACAGATGCCAGGTCAGATGCCGGGTCAGATGCCGGGTCAAATGCCTGGTCAGATGCCGGGTCAGATGCCCGGTCAGATGCCTGGCCAGATGATGGGACCACGAGGACCGctcaaccagcagcagcaacagcaacagcagcagcagcagatgcagcaggGCCAGATGATGCCCGGCCAGCAGCCAGGACAACAGCAGACACAGCCCGGCCAGCCGGGACAACCGGGTCAGATGCCCGGAGCACAGAAGAAGCCCCGCTACTTTGTGGCCATGTTCGACTACGACCCATCCACGATGAGTCCCAATCCCGATGGCTGCGACGAAGAGCTGCCCTTCCAGGAGGGCGACACGATCAAG GTATTTGGTGATAAGGATGCCGATGGCTTCTACTGGGGCGAGCTGCGCGGTCGCAGGGGCTATGTGCCGCACAACATGGTCTCCGAGGTGGAGGACACCACCGCCTCCATGACCGCCGGTGGCCAGATGCCCGGTCAGATGCCTGGCCAGATGCCCGGCCAGATGGGCCAGGGTCAGGGAGTGAGCGTGGGTGGCACCGCCCAGGTGATGCCCGGCCAGAGTGCTCCGCAGCAGAGCATGCGGAACGTGAGTCGCGACCGCTGGGGTGACATCTATGCCAACATGCCCGTGAAGCGGATGATCGCGCTCTACGACTACGATCCCCAGGAGTTGAGTCCCAATGTGGATGCCGAG CAGGTGGAATTGTGTTTCAAGACGGGCGAAATCATACTCGTTTACGGTGATATGGATGAAGACGGTTTCTACATGGGCGAGCTGGACGGCGTGCGCGGCCTGGTGCCGTCGAACTTCCTGGCGGACGCGCCCGACCAGTACAACAACCAGATGGGTCCCGGCGGAGTGGCCGGCCGCGGCGGGCTGAGCCAGAGGGGCAGGGGTCAGGGGCCAGGAGCGAGGGGGCCGCCGCCCCCGCCACGTGACAACATGATGCCCGGAATGGGCGGTCGCGGCCAGCCGGGCAAAA ATGCTCGCCCTGCTTCCCCTACACTGTTAGACAACACGGGCCATCCTGCCCCCGATCACCAAACGCAG GGGATGATCGGTCGCGTTGGTAATGTCgggctgcagcagcaacagcagcaacagcagcagcagcagcagcagcagcaactccaacagcagcagcagcagtatgGTCAGCAACAGACGCAGATGGgacagcagcatcagcaacagcagcaaatggGACAACCTGGAATGATGGGTCAGCAGCAGATGGGCCAGCCGATGGGTCAGCAGATGAGACAGCAGATGGGTCAAATGGGTCAGCAGATGGGTCAGCAGCAGAtgggacagcagcagcagcaacagccgccGACGACACAGGCGCAAACGGGCGGACTATTCTCCGGCGCGACTAGCCTGCTCTCTGGTGCTACCTCGGCTGCCACCGGTGGTCTATTTGGGTCGAAGCAACCGCCCAAGACGGATCCAATGCAACCACAAGGTGGTGTGCAGCCAGCGCAGCAACAAGCAAACGCCTTTGGTGCCCAGCAGCCTGGCATGGGCATGCAGCAGCAGGGGGGGATGCAGCAAGGGATGCAGCCCGGAATGCAGCAGGGCATGCAGCAGGGGATGCAGCAAGGGATGCAGCAGGGGATGCAGCAGGGCTTGCAGCAGGGGATGCAGCCCGGaatgcagcaacagcagcagcagccacaacaagtGCCACCGCAAGCCCAGGCGCCGCCTCCAGGACCGGGCGCCGGATTGCTGGGCGGGCTCAAGGGCATCGCGGCAGCGGCGCCCGGCGGCGATGTCCTGTCGAAAGGCAAAGATCTCTTCGGAAAATTCGGGTTCGGCTTTGGCAAATAA